The Aquitalea magnusonii region CCGGCGGCAACAAACAGGGCTTCCACTTCGGCACACCATTGCAACAGGGCGATGGTATCCGGGTCGAGTGCGTCTTCCTTGCGCTTGGACATGGCTTGCTTTCCATTAAATGTTGAACTGGCGGCATTGTACACGCCCACAGTCAGATACAAGCCATACACTGGCGGATATTGCTAGAATCAGCAGCAGATCAATCTGAAGGACTATCCGATGCAAGCGTTTGTCACTGTTGAGCTGGCCAAAAGCTATCGCCTGCTGAACCACGGCCCGACCGTGCTGGTTTCCTCAGCCCACGCGGGCAAACAAAACGTGATGGCGGCCGCCTGGGCCATGCCGCTGGACTTTGACCCGCCCAAGGTGCTGGTGGTGGTGGACAAGGCCACCCATACCCGTGAACTGATGGAAGCTTCCGGCGAATTTGTGCTGAACGTCCCCTGCCGCGCCCAGGCTGAACAGGTATTGACCGCAGGCAGTTGCAGCGGCAAGGAGGTGGACAAGTTTGCCGTCAGCGGCCTGACCGCCCTGCCCGGCGAAGCCGTGGCAGCACCACATGTGGACGGCTGCATCGCGTATCTGGAATGCCGCATCATCAGCGAGCCGCACAATCAGCAGCAATATGACCTGTTTATCGGCGAAGTGCTGGCCGCCAAGGCCGACGCCGATGTCTGGCACGACGGCCATTGGCAGTTTGACGGCCATGATGACAAGCGCAGCCTGCACTACATTGCCGGTGGCAACTTCTTCAGCATTGGCGAACAGTTCAGCGTAAGTGCCGACAAGTCGGCCGACTGAAGCAGACCGCCGCCACGGCGGCCTGCGCGGGGTGGATTACAGTACCTGCTGAACAAAGCTGTCGAATGCCGCCACCAGTTGCTCGACTTCCGCCACCGTGGTCTGCGGACACACCAGCAACATATTGTGGAAAGGTGTGATCAACAGGCCGCGATTGAGCAGGAACAGGTGGATGATGTGCTCCATGTCGCTATCCAAAATCGCGTCCGCCTCGCTGCCATTGCGCGGCGGGGTGGCGCAGAACTGGAACTCGGTACGCGCCCCCACCTGCGTCACGCACCAGGGCAGCGCATGACGGGCAATCACCGCACGCAAGCCGGCGGCCAATTGTTCGGCCAGCGCAAACATGTGGGCATAGGCTTGTTCGGTCATCACCTCGGCCAGATTGGCACGCATTGCCGCCATGGCCAGCATATTGGCGGTCAGCGTGGTGCCGATGCCGCTGTGGCCCGGCACCGCTTCGCGCTTGGCCTGCTGCGCCCGCTGAGCCATTTCCGCGGAAAAACCATACACCGCACACGGCACGCCGCCGCCCATGGGCTTGCCCAGCACCATCATGTCCGGCGTCAGGCCGTGGGCGCGGGTATAGCCGCCCATGCCGGTGCTGATGGTATGGGTTTCATCCAGAATCAACAGCGTGCCGTAGCGGCGGCATAGCGCCTGTGCTGCCTCCCAGAAGCCCGATTCTGGCAGCACCATGCCGATATTGGTCATGGCAGGTTCGGCCAGCAGGCAAGCTACCTGACCATCTTGCAACGCTGCTTCCAGCGCAGCCAGATCGTTAAATTCCACCACGCGGGTGTATTGCTTGAGGTCGTATACCTGCCCCAGCAGGCTGGCGCGCTGCACCGGCTTGCCATCCACCAGGTCGACAAACACATCGTCAATGGTGCCGTGGTAGCAGCCATTGAATACCAATAACTGCTGGCGGCCGGTGGCGGCCCGCGCCCAGCGCAGGGCAAAGCGGTTGGCATCGGTGGCGGTCATGGCAAATTGCCAGTACGGCAGGCCAAAGCGCCGTGCCAGCTCCGTCGCCACCCAGACCGCATCTTCCGACGGCAGCATGGTGGTGATGCCGCGCGCGGCCTGCGCGGCCACCGCACGCGCGACCGGGGCCGGGCCGTGGCCGAACATGGCACCGGTGTCACCCAGGCAAAAGTCGACGTAGCGATTGCCATCCACATCTTCAAAACTGGCACCTTGCGCCTGCTTCACATACAGGGTGAAGGGGGTGGACCAGTCATCCATCCAGTGCAGTGGCACGCCAAACAGCAGGTGCTGGTCGGCACGGGCCGACAGTTGCTGTGATTGCGGGCGTGCCGCGATAAAACGCTGACGCTCGGCGGCGTGCAGTTGCAGCGCCTTGTCCCAGTTGATGCCGTGACGTGTGCTCATCCATTTCTCCTTGATCTTGTAGTGGGCGGACAGCAGCCCGCCATCATGTCATACGTGCAGCTGCAGGTGTTCGCGTTCCCAGGCGGTGATCCCGCGATTGAAGGTTTCGAATTCCTTCTCCTTCACCGCGCAGAAGGCTTGCACAAATTGCTCACCCAGGATTTCCGACAGCTCGGGGCAGTCCTGCATCAGCGCCACGGCATCTTCCAGGCTGCGCGGCAGCTCGAAATCCAGGTCGTAGGCGCTGTCGCTCATCGGCTCGCTGGGAGTCAGCCCCTGCACCATGCCCAGGTAGCCGCAAGCCAGCGTGGCCGCCATGGCCAGATAGGGGTTCACATCCACGCCCGGCACCCGGTTTTCCAGTCGGCGCGCACCGGGGCCGGACGGCGGAATGCGGATGCCGCAGGTACGGTTGTCATAGCCCCAGCGCACATTGATGGGCGCTGCCGCATGACGACTGAGCCGGCGATAGGAATTGACGTAAGGTGCCAGCATGGGCATCACCATGGGCAGGTATTTCTGCATGCCGCCAATATGGTGGAAGAACAAGGGAGTTGCGCTGCCGTCTGCCGCCGAGAAGATATTCTCGCCACTGGCGCTGCTGACAATGCTTTGATGGATATGCATGGCACTGCCAGGCTCGCCTTCCATCGGCTTGGCCATGAAAGTGGCAAAGATATTGTGACGGTAAGCGGTTTCGCGCACCGCGCGCTTGAACAGGAACACTTGGTCGGCCAGTTCCAGTGCATTGCCATGGGTGAAATTGATTTCCATCTGGCAGGCACCCACTTCATGAATCAGTGTTTCCACATTCAGTTGCGCTTGCTGGCAGAAAGTGGACAGCTCCTGGAAGAAGGGGTCGAAATCGTTGACGGCATCGATGGAGAAGGACTGCCGCCCTACTTCGGAGCGCCCGGCACGGCCAGTGGGCGGACGTAGCGGTTCGTGTGGATTGCTGTTCTGGCGGATCAGGTAAAACTCCATCTCCGGCGCCACCACCGGCTGCCAGCCACGTGCGGCATACAGCGCCAGCACCTTGCGCAATACCGCGCGCGGGGAAATGCCAACCGGCTGACCGTCAAAATCCTCGCAATCGTGTATCACCACCGCCACCGGCTCGATCGCCCAGGGCACCAGCCGGATGGAAGAGGCGTCCGGCACACACACCATGTCCGGATCATTGGCCCCGACAAAGCGTTCAAACTCGGCAAACTCACCATTGACGGTAATGGTAAGCACCGCCTTGGACATCTTCATGCTCTCTTCCGCCAGGAACAGATCCTTGGGGACTATCTTGCCCCGCGCCACACCGGTCATGTCCGGAATGACGCACTCCACCTCATGGATGTTGTGCTCGCGAATGAAGTGCTGCAAATGCTCATGC contains the following coding sequences:
- a CDS encoding aspartate aminotransferase family protein is translated as MSTRHGINWDKALQLHAAERQRFIAARPQSQQLSARADQHLLFGVPLHWMDDWSTPFTLYVKQAQGASFEDVDGNRYVDFCLGDTGAMFGHGPAPVARAVAAQAARGITTMLPSEDAVWVATELARRFGLPYWQFAMTATDANRFALRWARAATGRQQLLVFNGCYHGTIDDVFVDLVDGKPVQRASLLGQVYDLKQYTRVVEFNDLAALEAALQDGQVACLLAEPAMTNIGMVLPESGFWEAAQALCRRYGTLLILDETHTISTGMGGYTRAHGLTPDMMVLGKPMGGGVPCAVYGFSAEMAQRAQQAKREAVPGHSGIGTTLTANMLAMAAMRANLAEVMTEQAYAHMFALAEQLAAGLRAVIARHALPWCVTQVGARTEFQFCATPPRNGSEADAILDSDMEHIIHLFLLNRGLLITPFHNMLLVCPQTTVAEVEQLVAAFDSFVQQVL
- a CDS encoding flavin reductase family protein; this translates as MQAFVTVELAKSYRLLNHGPTVLVSSAHAGKQNVMAAAWAMPLDFDPPKVLVVVDKATHTRELMEASGEFVLNVPCRAQAEQVLTAGSCSGKEVDKFAVSGLTALPGEAVAAPHVDGCIAYLECRIISEPHNQQQYDLFIGEVLAAKADADVWHDGHWQFDGHDDKRSLHYIAGGNFFSIGEQFSVSADKSAD
- a CDS encoding glutamine synthetase family protein: MHEHLQHFIREHNIHEVECVIPDMTGVARGKIVPKDLFLAEESMKMSKAVLTITVNGEFAEFERFVGANDPDMVCVPDASSIRLVPWAIEPVAVVIHDCEDFDGQPVGISPRAVLRKVLALYAARGWQPVVAPEMEFYLIRQNSNPHEPLRPPTGRAGRSEVGRQSFSIDAVNDFDPFFQELSTFCQQAQLNVETLIHEVGACQMEINFTHGNALELADQVFLFKRAVRETAYRHNIFATFMAKPMEGEPGSAMHIHQSIVSSASGENIFSAADGSATPLFFHHIGGMQKYLPMVMPMLAPYVNSYRRLSRHAAAPINVRWGYDNRTCGIRIPPSGPGARRLENRVPGVDVNPYLAMAATLACGYLGMVQGLTPSEPMSDSAYDLDFELPRSLEDAVALMQDCPELSEILGEQFVQAFCAVKEKEFETFNRGITAWEREHLQLHV